The sequence below is a genomic window from Candidatus Hydrogenedentota bacterium.
AATACACCCCCACAACAGAGGAGAGTACGCCATGAAAAAACTGAACCAGGGTTTCACATTGATTGAATTGATGATCGTTGTCGCCATTATTGCCATCATCGCGGCCATCGCGATTCCGAACCTGCTCCGTTCACGGATGCAGTCGAATGAATCCAGCGCGATCGGCAACCTGCGCACCATCGTGGGCTCGGAAGTGGCCTATCATGCGGCGAACTATGAATACACCGCGGACTTTGCCGACCTGACGGGCGCCACCCCGGCCTTCCTGGACGGGAACTGGGGCGCGACGAAGAGCGGCTACAACTTTGTCCTTGGCGGCGACGCGAACAATTTCACGGC
It includes:
- a CDS encoding prepilin-type N-terminal cleavage/methylation domain-containing protein; protein product: MKKLNQGFTLIELMIVVAIIAIIAAIAIPNLLRSRMQSNESSAIGNLRTIVGSEVAYHAANYEYTADFADLTGATPAFLDGNWGATKSGYNFVLGGDANNFTANANAAVYGTTGGKGFFTDSSGVIRYADGADADASSDPIGE